The following proteins are co-located in the Planococcus plakortidis genome:
- a CDS encoding transglutaminase TgpA family protein, giving the protein MTSIRKNKIFMGLLYILVFFLLSEWLRPVIELTETGHHRLFLIFVALGLVMAFFDIPWWVTGPLKLLYILWFIVYVYTGKPFFTVESIVFIMEQVSTSLSALFSQEWQATTDVFRTVLFFALLWMAIYLIHYWVSFRLSIFLFYLLTVIFVAVLDTFSPYSGDAAIVRIMVIGLLLAGLLHLARWMERYGAAAKKDRLLVFSIPLLLLLVASTALAFYLPKAAPIWPDPVPYITSYSGKGGAGEGGVGRIGYGVDDSQLGGSFVSDDTTVFRAEVEEGQYWKVEVKDVYTTKGWELSEEDAQEQLYRNGDEVATDFPPEGEERSSALVDMELPFPFVLYPYGTASFLMEETLDYRYDPVQQRFDTLQENATFEPDVYEVFYSEPSYSLTALRETDTEQLSELPPEYDRYLQLPDELPERVRELAQQIAAGSDTVYGQAQAVERYFSTNGFEYSQSDIAVPAEDQDYVDQFLFETQRGYCDNFSTSMVVLLRSLDIPARWVKGFNEGEVIDTVDGYDVYEVTNNNAHSWVEAYMPGVGWMMFEPTIGFTGASSIDFDLEIDTSEPEEEEMPDRPEPEPEAQPEQPDAGAGADAGPTAGERFLAFVSEHAGKLIAATFALLLLAFMLFKVRKKWMPKVLIPYYRRKEADAETFEKAYLRLLKQLELYGIKRGPGQTLRSYAEYVDSFFGTKEMTELTAAYEKSVYGGDTKSIDWPELKESWENLINRTSG; this is encoded by the coding sequence ATGACATCCATCAGAAAAAACAAGATATTTATGGGCTTATTGTATATATTGGTGTTTTTCCTGTTGTCGGAATGGCTCCGTCCGGTCATCGAATTAACCGAAACAGGCCATCACCGCCTGTTCTTGATCTTTGTGGCACTTGGCCTTGTCATGGCGTTCTTTGACATTCCGTGGTGGGTCACCGGTCCTTTGAAATTATTGTATATCTTATGGTTTATCGTCTATGTATACACGGGCAAACCATTTTTTACGGTGGAAAGCATAGTGTTTATTATGGAGCAGGTGAGCACCAGCTTGTCGGCGCTCTTCAGCCAAGAATGGCAGGCGACGACTGATGTATTCCGTACCGTCCTGTTCTTTGCGCTGTTGTGGATGGCCATTTACCTTATTCATTATTGGGTCAGTTTCCGGCTGAGCATTTTCCTGTTCTATCTGCTGACGGTGATTTTCGTTGCCGTGCTGGATACATTCAGCCCGTACTCTGGCGATGCAGCGATTGTCCGCATTATGGTCATCGGCTTATTGCTGGCGGGTTTATTGCATTTGGCCAGGTGGATGGAGCGGTACGGAGCGGCGGCGAAAAAGGATAGATTGTTGGTCTTTTCGATTCCTTTATTATTGCTGTTGGTCGCATCGACGGCTCTTGCATTTTATCTGCCGAAAGCCGCACCGATTTGGCCGGATCCTGTTCCGTATATCACTTCCTATTCCGGAAAGGGCGGTGCCGGGGAAGGGGGCGTTGGTCGCATCGGCTACGGCGTCGATGATTCACAGCTTGGCGGCTCGTTCGTTTCTGATGACACAACTGTCTTCAGGGCGGAAGTCGAAGAAGGCCAATACTGGAAAGTTGAAGTCAAAGATGTCTATACGACAAAGGGCTGGGAGCTTTCAGAAGAAGATGCGCAGGAACAGCTTTACCGCAATGGCGATGAGGTCGCCACCGACTTCCCGCCTGAAGGTGAAGAACGCTCTTCTGCCCTTGTGGACATGGAACTGCCATTCCCGTTTGTTCTCTATCCTTACGGCACTGCTTCTTTCTTAATGGAAGAAACGCTCGATTATCGTTACGATCCGGTCCAACAGCGCTTTGACACTTTGCAGGAAAACGCGACTTTTGAACCTGATGTCTATGAAGTGTTCTACAGCGAGCCCTCCTATAGCCTGACAGCATTGCGTGAAACCGATACGGAACAACTGTCTGAATTGCCGCCGGAATACGATCGATACTTGCAATTGCCTGATGAATTGCCTGAAAGGGTAAGGGAATTGGCGCAACAAATAGCCGCTGGTTCAGACACGGTTTATGGGCAAGCGCAGGCAGTCGAACGTTACTTCAGTACCAATGGCTTTGAATACAGCCAAAGTGACATCGCGGTTCCAGCAGAAGACCAGGACTATGTCGATCAATTCCTTTTTGAAACGCAGCGCGGCTATTGCGATAACTTCTCAACCTCGATGGTCGTTTTACTGCGGTCGCTGGATATTCCAGCACGCTGGGTGAAAGGTTTTAATGAAGGCGAAGTCATCGATACAGTGGATGGCTACGACGTATACGAAGTCACGAACAACAATGCGCACTCATGGGTAGAAGCGTATATGCCAGGGGTGGGTTGGATGATGTTTGAGCCGACCATCGGCTTTACAGGCGCCTCATCCATTGATTTCGATTTGGAAATCGATACGTCCGAACCGGAAGAAGAGGAGATGCCTGACCGTCCTGAACCTGAACCCGAAGCCCAGCCTGAACAACCGGACGCAGGAGCAGGGGCAGATGCAGGCCCGACAGCGGGTGAGCGTTTTCTTGCTTTTGTCTCCGAACATGCAGGAAAGCTCATTGCAGCCACATTCGCCTTGTTGTTGCTAGCATTCATGCTATTCAAGGTCCGCAAAAAATGGATGCCGAAAGTGTTGATTCCGTACTACCGTAGAAAAGAGGCAGACGCGGAAACATTCGAAAAAGCCTATCTGCGGCTCTTGAAACAATTGGAACTTTATGGAATAAAACGGGGGCCAGGCCAGACGTTGCGCTCATATGCCGAATACGTCGATTCATTCTTTGGCACGAAAGAGATGACGGAATTGACGGCGGCGTATGAAAAATCCGTTTACGGCGGGGATACGAAATCAATCG